A single window of Hymenobacter sp. APR13 DNA harbors:
- a CDS encoding nitroreductase family protein, with translation MRHAPTTYPVHELIRKRWSPRSFTSQPVAPDALNQVFEAAAWAASAMNEQPWRYIYAHKSDQDTFQKLVDCLLPGNQPWAKNAPVLILSLVKTHYDNGNPNSAALHDLGMANANLILEATALGLHGHFMAGFDANKAREAFRIPESLQPVAMLALGYVGEADQLEEPFLSREKAPRQRKPVSEIAFHGQLPA, from the coding sequence ATGCGTCACGCCCCCACCACCTATCCTGTCCACGAGCTGATTCGGAAGCGTTGGAGCCCGCGCTCCTTCACCAGCCAGCCCGTAGCGCCCGACGCCCTGAACCAGGTGTTTGAGGCCGCCGCCTGGGCGGCCAGCGCCATGAACGAGCAGCCCTGGCGCTATATCTACGCCCATAAATCCGACCAGGACACGTTTCAGAAGCTGGTAGACTGCCTGCTGCCCGGCAACCAGCCTTGGGCCAAAAACGCCCCGGTGCTCATCCTGTCCTTGGTGAAAACGCACTACGACAACGGCAACCCCAACAGCGCCGCCCTCCACGACCTGGGCATGGCCAATGCCAACCTGATCCTGGAAGCCACGGCCCTGGGCCTGCACGGCCACTTCATGGCGGGTTTCGATGCGAATAAGGCCCGTGAAGCCTTCCGGATTCCGGAGTCATTGCAGCCGGTGGCCATGCTGGCGCTGGGCTACGTCGGCGAGGCCGACCAGTTGGAAGAGCCGTTTCTGAGCCGTGAGAAAGCGCCCCGCCAGCGCAAGCCTGTGAGCGAAATTGCCTTTCACGGTCAACTACCAGCCTAG
- a CDS encoding pirin family protein has protein sequence MPHILISAADRGLKDIGWLQSNFSLSFGPYANPARSGFGLLRVFNDDFVQPGGGFGLHAHANMEIISVMLAGRMNHKDSLGYSEEVATDWVQIMSAGTGLRHEEHNIGDDEVNFLQIWIEPKLQNVTPRYQRRHFPAEKRRNRLTTIVSNEEGTAHCWINQNAKLSLGFFDAGQTVDYTLNPLNKGVFIFLLGGQLTVNGQAVAPRESLGLWETADVHISCEAESKFIVIEAPINH, from the coding sequence ATGCCACACATTCTCATTTCCGCCGCCGACCGCGGCCTGAAGGACATCGGCTGGCTGCAGAGCAATTTCTCGCTCAGCTTTGGGCCCTACGCCAACCCGGCCCGCAGCGGCTTCGGGTTGCTACGCGTCTTCAACGACGACTTTGTGCAGCCGGGCGGTGGCTTCGGGCTGCATGCCCACGCCAACATGGAAATCATTTCGGTGATGCTGGCCGGGCGTATGAACCACAAGGATTCGCTGGGCTACTCCGAGGAGGTGGCCACCGACTGGGTGCAGATTATGAGCGCCGGCACCGGCCTGCGCCACGAGGAGCACAACATCGGCGACGACGAGGTGAACTTCCTGCAGATCTGGATTGAGCCCAAGCTGCAAAACGTGACGCCCCGCTACCAGCGCCGCCACTTCCCGGCCGAGAAGCGCCGCAACCGCCTCACCACCATCGTCAGCAACGAAGAAGGCACGGCCCACTGCTGGATCAACCAGAACGCGAAACTCTCGCTGGGCTTCTTCGACGCCGGCCAGACCGTAGACTACACGCTGAACCCGCTCAACAAGGGCGTGTTCATCTTTTTGCTCGGAGGCCAGCTGACCGTGAACGGCCAGGCCGTGGCGCCGCGCGAAAGCCTGGGTTTGTGGGAAACCGCCGACGTGCACATCAGCTGCGAGGCGGAAAGCAAGTTTATCGTCATCGAAGCGCCTATCAATCACTAG
- a CDS encoding prolyl oligopeptidase family serine peptidase — protein MKQTLLFVALALASLAARAQDLPYQLPPKAIATLAETPPTPRVSISPDGQWMLQLDVQDMPTIADLSQPELRLAGLRINPRTNGPSRVTYATMLRLKRLPDGKELLIQGLPANARISEVTWSPDNTKIAFTHTTNNHIELWLADVASASARLVPNIFLNGVFGSSYEWVSDSKAVIARAIVGGRGEVPSATVAPTGPTIQENNGRTAAARTYQDLLKNPADERQFQYFALSQAVRVTTDGRMQPLGEPGIIQQASPSPNGRYVLVKTRHRPFSYTLPVSSFPVRVDILSIDGPVVKALEDLPLADNVPTSFDAAPTGPRAHGWREDAPATVFWVEAQDGGDPKTAAPIRDKVFALAAPFEGAPLELAALPMRYAGIYWGTDKLALVQGYRWADRHETTWTLDLATKTSLTVLFDRSSQDTYTDPGTPYLKRNALGRQVLATDPTSSTIYLLSNGASPEGDRPFVDEMNVRTKKILRWWRSEAPFYEQPITILDESKRQLITRRESVTDAPNYFLRDARSNRLTPLTKFANPYASLGGLKKQVLKYKRADGVDLTANLYLPPTYKKEDGPLPTLLEAYPVEFKDKKDASQVKGSPYTFTRLSWGSPVYWVTQGYAVLQGTSIPIVGEGTKEPNDTYTEQLVASAKAAIDEGQRLGVVDPKRVAVMGHSYGAFMTANLLAHSNLFRAGIARSGAYNRTLTPFGFQGEERTYWQAPEVYNAMSPFNYANKIKTPILLIHGEADNNSGTFPIQSERFYNALKGHGATVRYVVLPAESHGYAARESIMHMLWEMNSWLNKYVKTPATVGSAPVPAGAQAPGN, from the coding sequence ATGAAACAAACTCTTCTCTTTGTTGCGCTGGCGCTGGCCAGCTTGGCCGCCCGGGCGCAGGATCTGCCCTACCAGCTGCCGCCCAAAGCCATTGCCACCCTGGCCGAAACGCCGCCCACGCCGCGCGTGAGCATCTCGCCCGATGGCCAGTGGATGCTGCAGCTCGACGTGCAGGACATGCCCACCATCGCCGACCTGTCGCAGCCGGAGTTGCGCCTGGCGGGCTTGCGCATCAACCCGCGCACCAACGGGCCCAGCCGCGTGACCTACGCCACCATGCTCCGCCTCAAGCGCCTGCCCGACGGCAAGGAACTGCTGATCCAGGGCCTGCCGGCTAACGCCCGCATCAGCGAAGTCACCTGGTCGCCGGACAACACCAAGATTGCCTTCACTCACACCACCAACAACCACATCGAGCTGTGGCTGGCGGATGTGGCGTCGGCCTCAGCCCGGCTGGTGCCGAACATCTTTCTGAACGGCGTATTTGGCTCCAGCTACGAGTGGGTGTCCGATAGCAAAGCCGTAATTGCCCGCGCCATTGTGGGCGGCCGCGGCGAGGTGCCGTCGGCCACGGTGGCCCCCACCGGCCCCACCATTCAGGAAAACAACGGCCGCACCGCCGCCGCCCGCACCTACCAGGATCTGCTGAAAAACCCCGCCGACGAGCGGCAATTCCAGTATTTCGCCTTGTCGCAGGCCGTGCGTGTGACTACGGATGGGCGGATGCAGCCGCTCGGCGAGCCGGGCATCATTCAGCAGGCTTCGCCGTCGCCGAACGGCCGCTACGTGCTGGTGAAGACGCGCCACCGGCCGTTTTCCTACACCCTGCCCGTGAGCAGCTTCCCGGTGCGGGTAGACATTCTGAGCATCGACGGGCCCGTAGTGAAGGCGCTGGAAGACCTGCCGCTGGCCGATAACGTGCCTACCAGCTTCGACGCGGCCCCTACCGGCCCGCGGGCCCACGGCTGGCGCGAAGATGCCCCGGCCACCGTGTTCTGGGTGGAAGCCCAGGACGGCGGCGACCCCAAAACGGCGGCCCCTATTCGCGACAAAGTATTTGCGCTGGCCGCCCCGTTTGAGGGCGCGCCGCTGGAGCTGGCCGCGCTGCCCATGCGCTACGCCGGCATCTACTGGGGCACCGACAAGCTGGCGCTGGTGCAGGGCTACCGCTGGGCCGACCGCCACGAAACCACCTGGACGCTGGACCTGGCCACCAAAACCTCGCTCACCGTCCTGTTCGACCGCTCGTCGCAGGACACCTACACCGACCCCGGCACGCCCTACCTGAAGCGCAACGCCCTGGGCCGCCAGGTGCTGGCCACCGACCCTACCAGCAGCACCATTTACCTGCTGAGCAACGGTGCCTCGCCGGAAGGCGACCGGCCGTTTGTGGACGAGATGAACGTGCGTACCAAGAAGATTCTGCGCTGGTGGCGCTCGGAGGCGCCGTTCTACGAGCAGCCCATTACCATCCTCGACGAAAGCAAGCGCCAACTCATCACCCGCCGCGAGTCGGTGACGGACGCGCCCAACTACTTCCTGCGCGACGCCCGCAGCAACCGCCTCACGCCGCTCACCAAGTTTGCCAACCCCTACGCCAGCCTCGGCGGCCTGAAAAAGCAGGTACTCAAGTATAAGCGCGCCGACGGCGTCGACCTGACCGCCAACCTCTACCTGCCGCCCACCTACAAAAAGGAAGACGGCCCGCTGCCCACGCTGCTGGAGGCTTACCCCGTGGAATTCAAGGACAAGAAGGACGCCAGCCAGGTGAAAGGCTCGCCCTACACCTTCACGCGCCTCTCGTGGGGCTCGCCGGTGTATTGGGTGACGCAGGGCTACGCCGTGCTGCAGGGCACCAGCATTCCGATTGTGGGGGAAGGCACCAAAGAGCCCAACGACACCTACACCGAGCAGCTGGTGGCCTCGGCCAAAGCCGCCATCGACGAAGGCCAGCGCCTGGGCGTGGTGGACCCCAAGCGCGTGGCCGTGATGGGCCACAGCTACGGCGCCTTCATGACGGCCAACCTGCTGGCCCACTCCAACCTGTTCCGGGCCGGCATTGCGCGCAGCGGCGCCTACAACCGCACGCTCACGCCGTTTGGCTTCCAGGGCGAGGAGCGCACCTACTGGCAGGCCCCGGAGGTCTACAACGCCATGTCGCCGTTCAACTACGCCAACAAAATCAAGACGCCCATCCTGCTGATTCATGGTGAGGCCGACAACAACTCCGGCACTTTCCCCATCCAGAGTGAGCGGTTCTACAACGCCCTGAAAGGCCACGGCGCCACCGTGCGTTACGTGGTGCTGCCCGCCGAAAGCCACGGCTACGCCGCCCGTGAGTCCATCATGCACATGCTGTGGGAGATGAACTCCTGGCTGAATAAGTACGTGAAAACGCCGGCCACCGTAGGCTCGGCGCCGGTACCGGCCGGTGCGCAGGCGCCCGGCAACTAG
- a CDS encoding glycine zipper domain-containing protein — protein sequence MKTIKLYAAMLSAVLLLGSTVSASDAAAQSGMSRKGKGAIIGGGTGAAAGAVIAGKGDRGKGAIIGGAAGAVGGAIIGRKKDKKKDPVRYRQYSKKD from the coding sequence ATGAAGACCATCAAACTATATGCGGCCATGCTGTCGGCCGTCTTGCTGCTGGGCAGCACGGTTTCCGCTTCCGACGCCGCCGCCCAGTCGGGCATGAGCCGGAAAGGCAAAGGCGCCATCATCGGGGGTGGCACGGGTGCCGCGGCCGGCGCCGTCATTGCCGGTAAAGGCGACCGGGGCAAAGGCGCCATCATTGGCGGCGCGGCTGGGGCCGTAGGCGGGGCCATCATCGGCCGCAAAAAAGACAAGAAAAAGGACCCGGTCCGCTACCGCCAGTACTCCAAGAAAGACTAG
- a CDS encoding methyltransferase domain-containing protein, whose amino-acid sequence MQDLTHNQVQDYYGQQLRTQDDLQTNACCTDDIPDEHKRILAQLESEVLEKYYGCGVAVPPLVEGCTVLDLGSGSGRDAYLLSKLVGQEGHVIGVDMTEEQLDVARRHINTHTARFGYSRPNVEFRHGYIEDLHSAGLPDNSVDVVVSNCVLNLSTDKEATYREIFRVLKPGGELHIADVFSDRRVPEVLRQDPVLYGECLSGALYIDDFRRLLQKLGVDDYRLTASRRLTIGNPEIEAKVGNIGFYSLTVRAFKLALEDRCEDYGQVATYLGTIPGHPHAFVLDDHHRFETGRPMLVCGNTADMVGQTRYGAHFRVLGSKEQHFGLFPCGPTAAAPAGTDAAVASCGC is encoded by the coding sequence ATGCAAGACCTCACGCACAACCAGGTTCAGGACTACTACGGCCAGCAGCTGCGCACGCAGGATGACCTGCAAACCAATGCCTGCTGCACCGACGATATACCCGACGAGCACAAGCGGATTCTGGCTCAGCTGGAGTCGGAAGTGCTGGAAAAATACTACGGCTGCGGCGTGGCCGTGCCGCCGCTGGTGGAAGGCTGCACCGTGCTCGACCTGGGCAGCGGCAGCGGCCGCGACGCCTATCTGCTGTCCAAGCTGGTAGGGCAGGAGGGCCACGTAATCGGGGTGGACATGACCGAGGAGCAGCTGGACGTGGCCCGCCGCCACATCAACACGCACACGGCGCGCTTCGGCTACTCGCGGCCCAACGTGGAGTTCCGCCACGGCTACATCGAAGACCTGCACTCGGCCGGCCTGCCCGACAATAGCGTGGACGTGGTGGTCAGCAACTGCGTGCTCAACCTTAGCACCGATAAGGAAGCCACCTACCGCGAGATTTTCCGGGTGCTGAAGCCCGGCGGCGAGCTGCACATTGCCGACGTCTTCTCGGACCGCCGCGTGCCCGAAGTGCTGCGCCAAGACCCCGTGCTGTACGGCGAGTGCCTGAGCGGCGCGCTCTACATCGACGATTTCCGGCGCCTGCTGCAAAAGCTGGGCGTCGATGACTACCGCCTCACGGCCAGCCGCCGCCTCACCATCGGCAACCCCGAAATTGAGGCCAAAGTGGGCAACATCGGCTTCTACTCGCTCACGGTGCGGGCCTTCAAGCTGGCTCTTGAAGACCGGTGCGAAGACTACGGCCAAGTGGCCACCTACCTCGGTACTATCCCCGGCCACCCGCACGCCTTCGTCCTCGACGACCACCACCGCTTTGAAACCGGCCGCCCCATGCTGGTGTGCGGCAATACCGCCGATATGGTGGGCCAGACCCGCTACGGCGCGCACTTCCGCGTGCTCGGCAGCAAGGAGCAGCACTTCGGCCTGTTTCCGTGCGGCCCCACGGCCGCCGCGCCCGCCGGCACCGATGCCGCGGTGGCGTCCTGCGGCTGCTAA
- a CDS encoding NAD(P)-dependent oxidoreductase — translation MQLFVYATLNDPARQLLLQQLPAGIHPTFRQDLPESQQQAAFQQAEVVFGNPPPEWFAAGAPAALQFWQIDSAGIDRYQELRVAFPVANVGDYFAWPCAETIVAGILGWYRAIPELAVLQSRRQWVGGPIRGRVGLLRDKRVVILGSGAIGQAVAEQLAGFRCHVQLLARIDARAQLHSREDLLAALPETDLVINCLPGSADQFFSADMVQALPAHALYASVGRGNTTDEAALLAALQAGRLAGAVLDVTAQEPLPADHPLWSLPNVLLTQHSGGGQPREDEGKVEILLDNLHRLRHQQPLQNLVQLARGY, via the coding sequence ATGCAACTCTTCGTGTACGCAACGCTCAACGACCCGGCCCGCCAGCTGCTGCTTCAGCAGCTGCCCGCCGGCATCCACCCCACTTTCCGGCAGGACCTACCGGAAAGCCAGCAGCAGGCGGCTTTTCAACAGGCCGAAGTAGTATTTGGCAACCCGCCGCCGGAGTGGTTTGCGGCCGGGGCGCCGGCCGCGCTGCAGTTCTGGCAGATTGACTCGGCCGGCATCGACCGGTATCAGGAGCTGCGGGTGGCGTTTCCGGTGGCCAACGTGGGCGACTATTTCGCGTGGCCCTGCGCCGAAACTATTGTGGCGGGCATTCTGGGCTGGTACCGCGCCATTCCGGAGCTGGCCGTGCTGCAGAGCCGGCGGCAGTGGGTGGGCGGCCCCATCCGGGGCCGCGTGGGCCTGCTGCGCGACAAACGGGTGGTGATTCTGGGCAGTGGCGCCATCGGGCAGGCCGTGGCCGAGCAGCTGGCGGGGTTCCGCTGCCACGTGCAGCTGCTGGCTCGCATCGATGCCCGTGCCCAGCTCCACTCCCGCGAAGACCTGCTGGCCGCGCTACCCGAAACCGATTTGGTAATCAACTGCCTGCCCGGCAGCGCCGACCAGTTTTTCTCGGCCGACATGGTGCAGGCCCTGCCCGCCCACGCGCTCTACGCCAGCGTCGGGCGCGGCAACACCACCGACGAGGCCGCGCTGCTGGCCGCCCTGCAAGCCGGGCGCCTGGCCGGCGCCGTCCTCGACGTAACGGCCCAGGAGCCGCTGCCCGCCGACCATCCGCTGTGGAGCCTACCCAATGTGCTGCTCACCCAGCACAGCGGCGGCGGCCAGCCCCGCGAAGACGAAGGCAAAGTGGAAATCCTGCTCGACAACCTGCACCGCCTGCGCCACCAGCAGCCGCTGCAAAACCTGGTACAGCTGGCCCGCGGGTATTGA
- a CDS encoding PHB depolymerase family esterase has product MRLRFLLCCGLLLVASGLRAQSTITGTIRFGGAVRDYRLYVPRAYTGNQAVPLLLNLHGYGSNNLEQEQYGDFRAIADTANFLVVHPNGTLDGTGSRYWNTFTPPGSGGPNDVAFLAALIDTLSARYRIDANRVYSTGMSNGGFMSYELACQLSGRIAAIASVTGSMVASRQAVCMPGRAVPILEIHGTADGTVPYNGNILFLPIPTLLASWVQRNGCNPTPIITQVPDINTADGSTVERQLYTGGRNGSVVEHYRIIGGGHTWPGAPVNIGVTNRDINASREIWRFLRPYRLTGLVTSTKPETSGRLLQLAPNPAQELVTLRAEAGQPLTRLRVTDALGRVVPATPRRTSDGSLQLSISGWAPGIYWVQAEVAGQPVVRKLVKE; this is encoded by the coding sequence ATGCGCCTTCGATTTCTACTCTGCTGCGGCCTGTTGCTGGTCGCGTCCGGCCTGCGGGCCCAGTCCACCATCACCGGCACCATCCGTTTCGGGGGCGCCGTGCGCGACTACCGCCTCTACGTGCCGCGGGCCTACACCGGAAACCAAGCGGTGCCGCTGCTGCTCAACCTGCACGGCTACGGTTCCAACAACCTGGAGCAGGAGCAGTATGGCGACTTCCGGGCCATTGCCGACACCGCTAATTTCCTGGTGGTGCATCCCAACGGCACCCTCGACGGCACCGGCAGCCGCTACTGGAACACGTTTACGCCCCCCGGCAGCGGCGGCCCCAACGACGTAGCATTTCTGGCTGCCCTGATTGACACGCTCAGCGCCCGCTACCGCATTGACGCCAACCGGGTGTACAGCACCGGCATGAGCAACGGCGGCTTTATGAGCTACGAGCTGGCCTGCCAGCTGAGCGGCCGCATTGCCGCCATTGCGTCGGTTACGGGCAGCATGGTGGCCAGCCGTCAGGCGGTGTGCATGCCGGGGCGGGCGGTGCCCATCCTCGAAATCCACGGCACCGCCGACGGCACCGTGCCCTACAACGGCAACATCCTGTTCTTGCCTATCCCGACGCTGCTGGCCAGCTGGGTGCAGCGCAACGGCTGCAACCCCACGCCAATCATCACCCAAGTGCCCGACATCAACACCGCCGACGGCAGCACCGTGGAGCGGCAGCTATACACGGGCGGCCGCAATGGCAGCGTGGTAGAGCACTACCGCATCATCGGGGGCGGCCACACCTGGCCGGGCGCGCCGGTGAACATCGGCGTCACCAACCGCGACATCAACGCCAGCCGGGAAATCTGGCGCTTCCTGCGGCCCTACCGCCTGACTGGGCTGGTGACATCTACCAAGCCCGAAACCTCCGGCCGGCTGTTGCAGCTGGCGCCCAACCCGGCGCAGGAGCTGGTCACGCTGCGCGCCGAAGCCGGCCAGCCGCTAACCCGGCTGCGCGTGACGGATGCGCTGGGCCGCGTGGTGCCGGCCACCCCGCGCCGCACTTCCGACGGTAGCCTGCAACTGTCTATATCCGGTTGGGCGCCCGGCATCTACTGGGTGCAGGCCGAAGTAGCCGGGCAGCCGGTGGTGCGCAAGCTGGTGAAGGAGTAG
- a CDS encoding GreA/GreB family elongation factor, whose product MSRAFTKEDDSLEAPIVPPRAPLPPGMANYVTPRGLALLRAELTTLDAARTRAEANRENDADRTRLLSLYNAQLAALNARLGSARLIDPRAQPPQEVRFGATVTLRTRTGGRPGTERRFTIVGVDEADVAEGRLAFVAPIARAVQGAQLGQLVTLQLGGQEEVVEVIGISYDDLALPAA is encoded by the coding sequence ATGAGCCGTGCATTCACCAAAGAAGACGATTCGCTGGAGGCGCCCATTGTGCCGCCCCGCGCTCCCCTGCCGCCCGGCATGGCCAACTACGTCACGCCCCGGGGGCTGGCTTTGCTGCGGGCCGAGCTGACCACGCTGGATGCGGCCCGCACCCGCGCCGAAGCCAACCGCGAAAACGACGCCGACCGTACCCGCCTGCTGTCTCTTTACAACGCCCAGCTCGCGGCCCTCAACGCCCGGCTCGGCAGTGCCCGGCTGATAGACCCGCGGGCCCAGCCGCCCCAGGAAGTGCGGTTTGGTGCCACCGTGACGCTGCGCACCCGCACCGGCGGCCGGCCCGGTACCGAGCGGCGCTTCACCATTGTGGGCGTAGACGAAGCCGACGTGGCCGAAGGCCGGCTGGCCTTTGTAGCGCCCATTGCCCGGGCGGTGCAGGGCGCGCAGTTGGGCCAGCTCGTAACGCTGCAGCTGGGCGGCCAGGAGGAAGTGGTGGAAGTAATCGGCATTTCCTACGACGACCTGGCGCTGCCGGCCGCCTAG
- a CDS encoding NUDIX hydrolase, which yields MPLIDKIAWLHLHDGRILSTRSRGKDRYYLPGGKRELGETDADTLLREIREELTVTLDPASLQLRGVFTAPAHGHAPDVLVQMTLYAATYTGQLQPAAEIEEVVWLTYRHRPQVSAVDQLIFDWLRELGELGE from the coding sequence ATGCCTCTCATCGACAAAATTGCCTGGCTGCACCTGCACGACGGCCGCATCCTCAGCACCCGCAGCCGGGGCAAAGACCGGTACTACCTGCCCGGCGGCAAGCGCGAGCTAGGCGAAACCGACGCCGATACGCTGCTGCGCGAAATCCGGGAGGAGCTGACCGTGACGCTGGACCCGGCCAGCCTACAGTTGCGCGGCGTGTTCACGGCCCCCGCCCACGGCCACGCCCCCGACGTACTGGTGCAAATGACGCTCTACGCCGCCACCTACACCGGCCAGCTGCAGCCCGCCGCCGAAATTGAGGAGGTAGTCTGGCTCACCTACCGCCACCGCCCCCAGGTTTCGGCCGTAGACCAGCTGATTTTCGACTGGCTGCGGGAATTGGGGGAGTTGGGGGAATAG
- the clpB gene encoding ATP-dependent chaperone ClpB translates to MNFNNYTIKAQEAVQKATEIAGANQQQAIETGHLLKGLFQSDENVLSFVAKKLGANLNILTPRLDALVAAYPKVSGGSPYLANETAAALQRATGYLKEFQDEYVSVEHLLLGLLSGKDAVATLMKDAGFNEKDLKAAILELRGGRKVTSQSAEDQYQSLNRYARNLNEQVRTGKMDPVIGRDEEIRRVLQILSRRTKNNPVLLGEPGVGKTAIVEGLAQRIVAGDVPENLRDKVIMSLDMGLLIAGAKYKGEFEERLKAVIKEVTDSDGQIILFIDEMHTLIGAGAGGDGAMDAANLLKPALARGELHAIGATTLKEYQKYIEKDKALERRFQAVMVDEPTVEDAISIMRGIKEKYELHHGVRITDDAVIAAVELSSRYITDRFLPDKAIDLMDEAAAKLRIELNSMPVELDEVQRRIMQLEIEREAIRREENHDREAVLNKDIADLSARRDDLKAQWENEKSALTSIQTEKENIERYKLEADQAERQGDYGRVAELRYGKIQEAEAKLKELQAQAEADKSKEGGSMLQEVVTSEDIAEVVAKWTGIPVSKMLQSDREKLLNLEAELGKRVAGQSEAIAAISDAVRRSRAGLQDPKRPIGSFIFLGTTGVGKTELAKALAEYLFNDENAMVRIDMSEFQERHAVSRLIGAPPGYVGYDEGGQLTEAVRRKPYSVVLLDEIEKAHPDVFNILLQVLDDGRLTDNKGRVANFKNTIIIMTSNTGADIIQQNFKELSEYNHDEVVDRTREEVVDRLKQHMRPEFLNRIDEIVMFQPLKRKEIRKIVDIQFRQIQQRLEEAGIRLEATDEVLDFLGEQGFDPTFGARPLKRVLQRLVLNELSKDILSGRVSKDAVVEAVLEDGGIRFNNVEMPAVS, encoded by the coding sequence ATGAACTTTAATAACTATACCATCAAGGCGCAGGAGGCCGTGCAGAAGGCTACTGAAATTGCCGGCGCCAACCAACAGCAAGCCATTGAAACCGGCCACCTGCTGAAGGGCCTGTTCCAGAGCGACGAGAACGTGCTGTCGTTTGTGGCCAAGAAGCTGGGGGCCAACCTCAACATCCTCACGCCCCGCCTCGATGCCCTGGTGGCCGCCTACCCCAAGGTGAGCGGCGGCTCGCCCTACCTCGCCAACGAAACCGCCGCCGCACTGCAGCGCGCCACCGGATACCTCAAGGAGTTCCAGGACGAATACGTGTCGGTGGAACACCTGCTGCTGGGGCTGCTCAGCGGCAAGGACGCCGTGGCCACCCTGATGAAGGACGCCGGCTTCAACGAAAAAGACCTGAAAGCGGCCATTCTGGAGCTGCGCGGGGGCCGCAAGGTCACGTCGCAGTCGGCCGAGGACCAGTACCAGAGCCTCAACCGCTACGCCCGCAACCTCAACGAGCAGGTGCGCACCGGCAAAATGGACCCGGTGATTGGCCGCGACGAGGAAATCCGCCGGGTGCTCCAGATTCTGAGCCGGCGCACCAAGAACAACCCCGTGCTGCTGGGTGAGCCGGGCGTGGGCAAAACCGCCATTGTGGAGGGCCTGGCCCAGCGCATCGTGGCCGGCGACGTGCCCGAAAACCTGCGCGACAAGGTGATTATGAGCCTCGACATGGGCCTGCTCATTGCCGGGGCCAAGTACAAGGGCGAGTTTGAGGAGCGCCTCAAGGCCGTCATCAAGGAAGTAACTGACTCAGATGGGCAGATTATCCTGTTCATTGACGAGATGCACACGCTCATCGGGGCCGGCGCGGGCGGCGACGGGGCCATGGATGCGGCCAACCTGCTCAAGCCGGCTTTGGCCCGCGGCGAGTTGCACGCCATCGGGGCCACCACGCTCAAGGAGTACCAGAAGTACATTGAGAAGGACAAGGCTTTGGAGCGCCGCTTCCAGGCCGTGATGGTGGACGAGCCCACCGTGGAGGACGCCATCAGCATCATGCGCGGCATCAAGGAGAAGTACGAGCTGCACCACGGCGTGCGGATTACCGACGATGCCGTTATTGCCGCCGTGGAGCTTAGCTCGCGTTACATCACCGACCGGTTCCTACCTGACAAAGCCATCGACCTGATGGACGAGGCCGCCGCCAAGCTGCGCATCGAGCTGAACTCCATGCCCGTGGAGCTCGACGAGGTGCAGCGCCGCATCATGCAGCTGGAAATTGAGCGCGAGGCCATCCGCCGCGAGGAAAACCACGACCGGGAAGCCGTGCTTAACAAGGACATTGCCGACCTCTCGGCCCGTCGCGACGACCTGAAGGCGCAGTGGGAAAACGAGAAATCGGCCCTCACCAGCATTCAGACCGAGAAGGAGAACATTGAGCGCTACAAGCTGGAAGCCGACCAGGCCGAGCGCCAGGGCGACTACGGCCGCGTGGCCGAGCTGCGCTACGGCAAGATTCAGGAAGCCGAAGCCAAGCTAAAGGAGCTGCAGGCCCAGGCCGAAGCCGACAAAAGCAAGGAAGGCGGCTCGATGCTGCAGGAAGTGGTGACTTCCGAGGACATTGCCGAGGTGGTAGCCAAGTGGACCGGCATTCCGGTGAGCAAGATGCTGCAGTCGGACCGCGAGAAGCTGCTGAACCTGGAGGCCGAGCTGGGCAAGCGCGTGGCCGGCCAATCGGAGGCCATTGCGGCTATCAGCGACGCCGTGCGCCGCTCCCGGGCCGGTTTACAGGACCCCAAGCGGCCCATCGGCTCGTTCATCTTCCTGGGCACGACCGGCGTGGGTAAAACCGAGTTGGCCAAGGCGCTGGCCGAGTACCTGTTCAACGATGAAAACGCCATGGTGCGCATCGACATGAGCGAGTTTCAGGAGCGCCACGCCGTGTCGCGCCTGATTGGGGCGCCTCCCGGCTACGTGGGCTACGACGAAGGCGGCCAGCTGACCGAGGCCGTGCGCCGCAAGCCCTACTCGGTGGTGCTGCTCGACGAAATCGAAAAGGCCCACCCCGACGTGTTCAACATTCTGCTGCAGGTGCTGGATGATGGCCGCCTCACCGACAACAAGGGCCGGGTGGCGAACTTCAAGAACACCATCATCATCATGACCTCGAACACGGGGGCCGACATCATTCAGCAGAATTTCAAGGAGCTCAGCGAGTACAACCACGACGAAGTGGTGGACCGCACCCGCGAGGAAGTGGTGGACCGCCTCAAGCAGCACATGCGCCCCGAGTTCCTGAACCGCATCGACGAGATTGTGATGTTCCAGCCCCTCAAGCGCAAGGAAATCCGCAAGATCGTGGACATCCAGTTCCGCCAGATTCAGCAGCGCCTGGAAGAAGCCGGCATCCGCCTGGAAGCCACCGACGAGGTGCTCGACTTCCTGGGTGAACAGGGCTTCGACCCCACCTTCGGGGCCCGGCCGCTCAAGCGCGTACTGCAGCGCCTGGTGCTCAACGAGTTGTCGAAGGACATTCTCTCGGGCCGCGTGAGCAAGGATGCGGTGGTGGAAGCCGTGCTCGAAGACGGCGGCATCCGCTTCAACAACGTGGAGATGCCCGCTGTATCGTAA